From the Streptomyces sp. 846.5 genome, the window CCGTACTGGTGCTGCTGCCGCTGTGGCCGTTCATCGCGTACCCACTGCAACGGGCCGGCTCGCCGAGGGGGCGGCGGCAGTTCCTCTGGGTGGTCACCCACCACTCGGTGGTCATCGCCCTGAGCGCGCCGATGCGGTACCTCGCCGACCGCCTGCACCGGCTCGGCGGCCGCGGCGGCGGCCCGCGCCGCAATCCGCCCTTCGCCGGCGACCGCGAACCCCGCCGCCCCAAGTCAGGCCCGCCCTCCGACGCCATCGCCCTCCCCGAGCCCCGGGGCTGACGGTAGCCATCACGGCGAGGACAGCCCGGCCCCCGGGCTGCCCTCGCTCGCGTCTCGAATTCTGATACAGCCTCAGGCCGCGGTGCCGCCGGAGTAGTCGGAGGCGAAGGCGGTCTCGATGACCCCCTCCACACCGGTGTCGGTGAGGATGATCCCCAGCTCCCGGTTGTTGCTGAGCGAGTTGCTGGTGATGTTCATCGAGCCCGCCTCCACCTTCGCGGTGGACAGGCCGTAGTCGGCCACGATCGCCTTGGCGTGGATGTAGTAGCCGGTGCTGGAGGAGTAGCCGCGCACCGTGCCGCCGGCCGCCTTCACCGCGGACACCTCGGAGGAGTAGCTGCCCGGGTACTCCAGCACCACCCGCACGGTCACCCCGGCCTTGGCCCGGGCGACGATCGCGTTGACCACGGCGGTGTCGCTGAACTCCTCCTCCTCGACGTCGAGGGTCTTGGTCGCACCGTTGATCACGCTCAGCAGCCGGGTCTGCGAGTCGGTGGGCGACCACAGCAGGTTGTCGCCGTCGCTCGGGGTGACCGAGGTGTGGGCGTAGTCCGCGTTGAAGACCGTCTCGATGGCGGCGACGTCCGTGCTGTCGGTGTCGAAGACGCCGTAGTCGCGGCTGGTCGCGTAGTAGTTGGCGGTGAGGTTGCCGGTGAGGATCAGCGATTCGGTGCCGTCGACGGTGATGGTCTTCTGGTGCGTGTAGACGTAGGAGGAGGACGAGTAGACCACGCCGACCCCGGCGGCCTTGAGCGTCGAGTAGGCCGAGCCGTTGATGCTCGTCTTGGTG encodes:
- a CDS encoding phospholipase D-like domain-containing protein, whose translation is MIRTTLRRAGTILAACAAALGSALPAHAAGSYSAFAFSLSSSEPTIYNFINSATTSLDMTMYELNDSTAVADLVAREKAGVTVRVILDRTKTSINGSAYSTLKAAGVGVVYSSSSYVYTHQKTITVDGTESLILTGNLTANYYATSRDYGVFDTDSTDVAAIETVFNADYAHTSVTPSDGDNLLWSPTDSQTRLLSVINGATKTLDVEEEEFSDTAVVNAIVARAKAGVTVRVVLEYPGSYSSEVSAVKAAGGTVRGYSSSTGYYIHAKAIVADYGLSTAKVEAGSMNITSNSLSNNRELGIILTDTGVEGVIETAFASDYSGGTAA